One stretch of Balneola sp. MJW-20 DNA includes these proteins:
- a CDS encoding riboflavin synthase gives MFTGIVEEIGKVEEAKSLNGGGIEFTISSSFAHTCHVDESIAINGACHTVTAFDENTFTVQSVEETLRKTTMGSLKSGSPVNLERSMTLQKGIEGHLVQGHVDTTGTITDIEKEETNWLITVEFPDEFENMIVGRGSITMEGISLTIAREEGNRFTVAIIPYTWDHTNLQHKKEGDQVNLEFDVIGKYVVKYLAKIGRDSI, from the coding sequence ATGTTTACCGGAATTGTTGAAGAGATCGGAAAAGTTGAAGAGGCTAAAAGCCTGAATGGAGGGGGGATTGAATTCACCATATCAAGTTCATTCGCTCATACCTGTCATGTGGATGAGAGTATAGCGATCAATGGAGCCTGCCACACAGTAACTGCCTTTGATGAAAATACTTTTACGGTTCAGAGCGTGGAAGAGACCCTGAGAAAGACCACAATGGGATCACTTAAGTCCGGTTCACCCGTTAACCTGGAACGATCTATGACCCTTCAGAAAGGGATAGAAGGACACCTGGTGCAGGGTCACGTGGATACGACCGGTACTATTACCGATATTGAAAAAGAGGAGACCAACTGGCTGATCACCGTTGAGTTTCCGGACGAGTTTGAGAATATGATCGTGGGTCGGGGATCGATTACCATGGAAGGGATATCACTGACCATTGCCAGGGAAGAGGGAAATCGATTTACCGTAGCTATTATACCTTACACCTGGGATCATACCAACCTGCAGCATAAGAAAGAAGGGGATCAGGTGAACCTGGAATTTGACGTGATCGGGAAATACGTGGTAAAGTATCTGGCTAAGATAGGCAGGGATTCGATATAG
- the ribD gene encoding bifunctional diaminohydroxyphosphoribosylaminopyrimidine deaminase/5-amino-6-(5-phosphoribosylamino)uracil reductase RibD codes for MNKENHHRDRFWMTRVLELARMGQGKVSPNPLVGCVIVSEKGENIGEGYHKKFGEAHAEVNAVKAVQNKEKLKGATVYVNLEPCSHHGKTPPCAHMLGKLPIGKVVVAMQDPNPEVNGKGIQHLRNKGIEVDIGILKQEAEKLNEFFIYRQEFGRPFITLKIAQTADGYIAAADGESQWITGEQSRKMVHKWRSFYDAVLVGRNTAIADNPSLTVRHVKGRQPKRIVIDGPYELPKDLNLFSDKFEEQTIILTWNKERSSTDADPMLKMMQQNYFRGEVIQLPKVEGHVDLRTAFRALGEKGISSILVEGGQQLSSALLREGLVDKIELFIAPKLLGAGTRSVIDLGINRMKEIAELKEVQWTQVGDDMLLTAYI; via the coding sequence ATGAACAAAGAGAACCACCATAGAGACCGGTTTTGGATGACCCGGGTGCTTGAGCTGGCCCGTATGGGTCAGGGAAAAGTTTCTCCCAATCCATTGGTAGGATGCGTAATTGTATCTGAAAAGGGAGAAAATATTGGCGAAGGATATCATAAGAAGTTCGGGGAAGCCCATGCTGAAGTGAATGCGGTTAAGGCTGTTCAGAATAAAGAAAAACTAAAGGGAGCCACTGTATATGTGAACCTGGAACCCTGCTCTCATCATGGCAAGACCCCGCCTTGTGCCCATATGCTCGGTAAATTACCGATCGGAAAGGTGGTAGTGGCAATGCAGGATCCAAACCCGGAGGTAAATGGTAAAGGAATACAGCACCTTCGTAATAAGGGTATTGAAGTGGATATTGGTATCCTGAAACAGGAAGCCGAAAAACTGAATGAGTTCTTTATTTACAGACAGGAATTCGGCAGACCCTTTATTACCCTGAAGATCGCTCAGACTGCCGACGGATATATTGCTGCAGCCGATGGTGAATCTCAGTGGATCACGGGGGAGCAATCCCGGAAGATGGTTCATAAATGGCGCTCATTTTATGATGCAGTATTGGTAGGAAGAAATACTGCAATTGCAGATAACCCGAGTCTTACGGTACGCCATGTAAAAGGGCGGCAGCCAAAAAGGATCGTAATTGATGGACCTTATGAATTACCCAAAGATCTGAACCTGTTTTCAGATAAGTTTGAGGAGCAGACCATTATTCTTACCTGGAATAAGGAAAGGTCATCTACGGATGCTGACCCGATGCTTAAGATGATGCAACAAAATTATTTTCGCGGGGAGGTCATACAGCTCCCAAAAGTTGAAGGGCATGTGGATCTCAGAACTGCTTTTAGGGCTCTGGGAGAAAAAGGGATCAGCAGTATCTTAGTGGAGGGCGGACAACAGCTTTCTTCTGCTTTGCTGAGGGAGGGCCTGGTGGATAAGATCGAATTATTTATAGCTCCCAAATTGTTAGGTGCGGGTACCCGGTCGGTGATCGATCTGGGGATCAACCGAATGAAAGAGATCGCTGAGCTGAAGGAGGTGCAGTGGACCCAGGTTGGCGATGATATGTTATTAACCGCTTATATTTGA
- a CDS encoding SurA N-terminal domain-containing protein: protein MEKMRNSTAIVLWVLIGSFGLLWVLSDVNFFDAINRGPSSLGSVNGESISFEEYENRIQYYSNAYSQQTGNSFTPELRAFYENQAWEDLVNQRLISQKMEDLGITVTDEELMDMVYGENPAPIIRQNFTREDGSIDRAAIQQLLSSTEFSQQALVLEIQLREQRKQEKLSNFITAGLQITEEDIERAFRNENSLASVSFIRFPYSEIAEGEINVTDEEIRAYYNENKENYKTAENYRLEFVSFSKMPTAQDTAQISRDVSNLRDAFASAVDDSVFLARQASVTQFRNVSVGINDVREDYREVISGLETGEVSEVFLSQGRANIIKLTDRSGDEVRFQVMAYQIEALPATIDAAAEEADDFEYYATEETSFEEEAEQRGMTTETGFATKGNTFISGLGTSQQVMNFLEGADEGDISAVIELETEFVIAQVLEVNEAGYQPLDEVRDPISVLVEIEKRKEQTLAKVNQLKNSNSSLEGIAEAEGKEIQNAESIRRGATVLTGAGREPEIIGAIFTMDEGEISNAMDGTNAAYIVRVNSRTDADLTQLDDNTRQQIRQRLEQELNQRYVNIWLTKLKEEADITDNRSALIQ from the coding sequence ATGGAAAAGATGAGGAACAGCACCGCCATCGTATTATGGGTGCTGATCGGATCCTTCGGCCTTCTTTGGGTATTATCAGACGTAAACTTTTTTGATGCTATAAACCGAGGTCCGAGTTCTTTGGGAAGTGTGAATGGTGAGAGCATTTCATTTGAAGAATATGAAAATCGCATTCAGTACTACTCTAATGCGTATAGTCAGCAAACCGGAAATTCATTTACTCCTGAGTTACGGGCATTTTATGAAAACCAGGCCTGGGAAGACCTGGTAAATCAGCGTTTGATCTCTCAGAAAATGGAAGATCTCGGGATCACAGTAACCGACGAAGAACTTATGGATATGGTCTACGGGGAAAATCCGGCACCTATTATTCGTCAGAACTTTACCCGTGAGGATGGATCCATTGACCGGGCTGCTATTCAGCAGTTGTTATCTTCTACTGAATTCTCTCAGCAGGCGCTGGTTCTCGAGATCCAGTTGCGTGAACAACGTAAGCAGGAGAAGCTTAGTAACTTTATTACTGCAGGATTACAGATCACCGAAGAAGACATTGAAAGAGCATTCAGAAATGAAAACTCACTCGCTTCTGTGTCATTTATCCGATTTCCATACAGCGAGATCGCTGAGGGAGAGATCAATGTGACGGATGAAGAGATCCGTGCATACTACAATGAGAACAAAGAAAATTACAAAACTGCAGAGAACTACAGGCTAGAATTTGTCTCCTTTTCCAAGATGCCGACTGCTCAGGATACTGCTCAGATCAGTAGAGATGTCTCTAATCTGAGAGATGCTTTTGCATCTGCAGTAGACGACTCAGTATTCCTGGCACGACAGGCTTCCGTAACACAATTCAGAAATGTCAGTGTTGGAATCAATGATGTTCGCGAAGATTACAGAGAGGTGATCTCAGGACTGGAGACTGGTGAAGTATCTGAAGTATTTCTTTCACAAGGCCGGGCGAATATCATCAAACTGACCGACAGAAGCGGTGATGAAGTTCGTTTTCAGGTAATGGCCTATCAGATCGAAGCATTGCCTGCTACGATCGACGCAGCCGCTGAAGAAGCCGATGATTTTGAATATTATGCCACCGAAGAAACTTCTTTTGAGGAAGAGGCTGAGCAAAGAGGTATGACCACAGAGACCGGTTTTGCCACTAAGGGTAACACGTTCATTTCCGGACTGGGGACAAGCCAGCAGGTAATGAATTTCCTGGAAGGGGCTGATGAGGGAGATATATCTGCGGTGATCGAACTTGAGACAGAATTTGTGATCGCACAGGTGCTGGAAGTAAATGAAGCAGGATATCAGCCTCTTGATGAAGTAAGAGATCCGATCTCTGTACTGGTTGAGATCGAAAAACGTAAAGAACAGACTCTTGCGAAAGTGAATCAGCTGAAGAATTCAAACAGCTCTCTAGAAGGTATCGCTGAAGCGGAAGGCAAAGAGATACAGAATGCGGAAAGTATTAGAAGAGGAGCAACTGTTCTGACCGGCGCAGGACGAGAGCCTGAGATCATCGGTGCTATATTTACCATGGATGAAGGTGAAATATCAAATGCAATGGATGGTACAAACGCAGCCTATATAGTTCGTGTTAATTCCAGAACCGACGCTGATCTGACACAGCTGGATGATAACACCCGCCAGCAGATCCGCCAGCGACTCGAGCAAGAGCTGAATCAGCGATATGTGAATATCTGGCTCACGAAACTTAAGGAAGAAGCAGATATCACGGATAACCGATCTGCTTTGATCCAGTAA
- a CDS encoding MlaD family protein: MAKVSNEVKIGITVIVAIIVAFIGYRIMKDMPLFKTSKVIYTKFDQVYGLIPGNTVNVRGFKIGSVKGMQLMEDSDSTLVTLSIEEEYNIPRGSVAVLKSSGVLGGKYIEISKSDNTRMVNDGDTIMGLFEEGIMDTFAEEGSRLSGDISASIQGFEKLITNLNEILDKDNKQNISGVMSNLQNTTDEISALLNERRDDIDSMIVAARSTMSNLDDLSTDNKEKLGQLITNLEAASGRMDTLSVELNKTTLTLNDVLTKINDGEGSLGKLVNDTSLYNNLDSLTFNLNALIQNINDDPGKYLKHMRLIEVF; encoded by the coding sequence GTGGCTAAAGTGAGTAATGAAGTAAAGATAGGAATAACCGTGATCGTTGCGATCATAGTCGCTTTTATCGGTTATCGTATCATGAAAGACATGCCTTTGTTTAAGACTTCTAAGGTGATCTATACCAAGTTCGATCAGGTATACGGACTTATTCCGGGAAACACGGTAAATGTCAGAGGATTTAAGATCGGGTCTGTTAAGGGTATGCAATTAATGGAAGACTCCGACAGTACCCTTGTTACTCTTTCCATAGAAGAGGAGTATAATATTCCGAGAGGATCTGTGGCAGTATTGAAGTCCAGCGGGGTACTGGGTGGTAAATATATCGAGATCAGTAAATCTGATAATACCAGGATGGTGAATGACGGAGATACCATCATGGGGTTATTTGAAGAAGGGATAATGGATACTTTTGCTGAGGAAGGTTCCAGGCTCAGTGGTGATATATCGGCTTCAATTCAGGGTTTCGAAAAACTGATCACGAATCTCAATGAGATCTTAGATAAGGATAACAAGCAGAATATATCCGGTGTCATGAGTAATCTTCAGAATACTACTGACGAGATCAGTGCTTTACTGAATGAGCGGCGTGATGATATTGATTCCATGATCGTAGCGGCTCGTTCTACCATGAGTAATCTGGATGATCTTAGCACAGATAACAAAGAAAAGTTAGGACAGCTTATCACAAATCTTGAAGCAGCGAGTGGCAGGATGGATACTTTGAGTGTTGAGCTCAACAAGACCACGCTCACTCTGAATGATGTTCTGACAAAGATCAACGATGGCGAAGGAAGCTTAGGAAAGCTGGTCAACGACACTTCTCTGTACAATAATCTGGACAGCCTGACCTTTAACCTCAATGCCTTAATACAGAATATCAACGACGATCCGGGCAAATACCTTAAGCATATGCGTCTTATTGAAGTATTTTAA
- a CDS encoding ABC transporter ATP-binding protein — protein MIEIRNLTKSFGKNVVWEDVSFEIPDGQTTAIIGRSGCGKSVLLKHLNALMYPDSGEVLIDGQCVFELTYSELRKMRQQFGILFQGGALFDSISTFENVAFPLRYFTDMTEDQIHKEVMEALDMVNLSDAGDKGTSELSGGMRKRVGLARAIILKPRYLLYDEPTSGLDPRTSDEINQLIVAMADNLDITSVVITHDMHSVLEVAEKVAFLDDQKLSWFGTTEEMKKSTHKELLEFVRASEYQV, from the coding sequence ATGATAGAGATCCGCAATCTGACAAAAAGTTTTGGCAAGAATGTTGTCTGGGAAGATGTATCCTTTGAGATACCTGACGGGCAAACTACAGCTATCATCGGTCGCTCCGGATGTGGAAAGTCAGTATTACTGAAACACCTGAATGCCCTTATGTATCCTGATTCCGGGGAAGTTCTTATAGACGGACAGTGTGTATTTGAGCTTACGTATTCAGAATTGAGGAAGATGAGACAGCAATTCGGAATACTTTTTCAGGGAGGAGCACTTTTTGATTCGATCAGTACTTTTGAGAATGTTGCTTTTCCATTGCGTTATTTTACGGACATGACCGAAGACCAGATCCATAAAGAGGTAATGGAAGCCTTGGATATGGTCAATCTGAGTGATGCCGGAGATAAGGGAACCTCTGAATTATCGGGGGGTATGCGTAAGAGAGTGGGACTTGCGAGGGCTATTATTCTAAAGCCAAGATATTTATTATACGATGAGCCGACTTCCGGACTGGATCCCAGAACGTCGGATGAGATCAACCAGCTGATCGTGGCAATGGCTGATAATCTGGATATCACCTCGGTGGTGATCACACATGATATGCATTCGGTACTAGAAGTGGCTGAAAAAGTGGCTTTTCTGGATGACCAGAAGCTCAGTTGGTTTGGAACAACTGAAGAGATGAAGAAAAGTACTCATAAGGAATTGCTGGAGTTTGTTAGAGCCAGCGAATATCAAGTTTAG
- a CDS encoding MlaE family ABC transporter permease, which translates to MISKFPGTDALNELGKFSQLLYHALRSSTEISTYRKNLFQEFVKVGYESIPIIILTGVFTGAVLTLQTAYQLDTGLYPSYIIGSIVTQSIVIELAAVISALVLAGKVGARMSTELGTMRVSEQIDALESMGFNALSFLVVPRIISGIFMFPVLYVTATVFGILGGITAGAVDGILPVQEFMKGGREFFFESDIVFGLIKAIVFGFVITSIACYKGYYAFGGAEGVGKSTTQATVLSCIFVLLSDFVLAALLL; encoded by the coding sequence ATGATTTCAAAATTTCCGGGAACGGATGCACTTAATGAACTGGGGAAATTTTCTCAGCTGCTATACCATGCTTTAAGGTCATCCACCGAGATCAGTACGTATCGAAAAAACCTCTTTCAGGAGTTCGTAAAGGTCGGATATGAATCTATTCCTATCATTATTCTGACCGGAGTTTTTACGGGTGCTGTACTTACACTCCAAACGGCATATCAGCTGGATACCGGCCTTTATCCGAGTTATATCATCGGATCCATTGTTACTCAGTCGATTGTTATAGAGCTCGCTGCGGTAATCTCTGCTCTGGTGCTAGCCGGAAAAGTTGGTGCACGAATGTCTACGGAGCTCGGTACTATGCGGGTGAGTGAACAGATCGATGCCTTGGAGTCGATGGGTTTTAATGCACTTTCATTTCTGGTGGTTCCACGGATCATATCCGGGATCTTTATGTTTCCGGTACTGTACGTTACAGCTACCGTCTTTGGTATATTGGGCGGAATAACGGCCGGTGCTGTTGATGGAATCCTTCCTGTTCAGGAATTTATGAAGGGAGGAAGAGAATTCTTTTTTGAATCGGATATAGTATTTGGATTGATCAAGGCCATCGTGTTTGGTTTTGTGATCACATCCATTGCCTGTTACAAAGGATACTATGCTTTCGGGGGTGCTGAAGGAGTTGGTAAATCCACTACTCAGGCTACGGTATTAAGTTGTATCTTTGTACTATTATCTGACTTTGTGCTGGCAGCACTATTATTATAG
- the porQ gene encoding type IX secretion system protein PorQ: MRFILFNAVLLLAASKLCAQSNNSAVFRFLDVIPTAKAAALGGNHPGLYNADFSLMNVNPAYMSQENSGYWSATYINYLADANMAITNAAWHVEDLGTLGVSLRYVGYGDLERYDDAGNAQGSFNASDIALTGSFSRQLSPRLSIGSSVDLIYSSYLTYRSNAVALSGGLLYTDKDQNFSAGMTIRNAGTQISTFDRRREPLPLDISVGITKKPEAFPFALSLSLRKLNDWDLRVVGEKESPEIFDNILRHVIFGGEAKLGENLDLRFGYDHYLHEQTSTDKNIDLAGFAFGVGIKIRTFRVDISRNAYSRIGGMTQLSIKTQLW, encoded by the coding sequence GTGCGTTTCATATTATTTAATGCCGTTTTATTGCTTGCTGCTTCGAAGCTTTGTGCTCAGTCGAATAACTCGGCGGTTTTTCGTTTTCTGGACGTCATTCCTACCGCTAAAGCGGCTGCACTGGGGGGAAATCACCCCGGCCTGTATAATGCAGATTTCAGCCTGATGAATGTGAATCCTGCCTACATGAGTCAAGAAAACTCTGGCTACTGGTCTGCTACTTATATCAACTACCTCGCCGATGCTAATATGGCAATTACCAATGCTGCATGGCATGTGGAAGACCTGGGTACCCTTGGAGTTTCTCTGCGATATGTAGGATACGGCGACCTCGAACGCTATGATGATGCAGGCAACGCACAGGGTTCTTTCAATGCGAGTGATATTGCCCTTACCGGGTCTTTTAGCAGACAACTAAGCCCCAGGCTCAGCATCGGCAGCTCGGTGGATCTGATCTATTCCTCATATCTGACCTACCGGTCTAATGCAGTAGCATTATCCGGCGGACTGCTTTACACAGACAAAGACCAGAATTTCAGTGCGGGTATGACCATCAGGAATGCAGGCACCCAGATCTCTACCTTTGACAGACGCAGAGAACCCCTTCCCCTGGATATCTCGGTCGGGATCACAAAGAAGCCCGAAGCTTTCCCTTTTGCATTATCATTGAGTTTGAGAAAACTTAATGACTGGGATCTCAGGGTGGTTGGAGAGAAGGAAAGCCCGGAAATATTTGATAATATCCTCAGACATGTCATCTTCGGAGGGGAAGCAAAACTGGGGGAAAACCTGGATCTTCGTTTCGGTTACGATCATTACCTTCATGAACAGACCAGCACAGATAAAAATATTGATCTTGCCGGCTTTGCATTTGGTGTGGGTATCAAGATCCGGACCTTTCGCGTTGATATCAGCCGCAATGCCTACAGCCGGATCGGCGGAATGACCCAGTTGAGCATTAAAACCCAATTATGGTAA
- a CDS encoding TrkA family potassium uptake protein, which produces MKRNTISIFNLENSVLFRIGMAFLLLITIFIIGTSGYHFLEGMKWFDGLYMTFITITTIGFSELKSLTVEGRVFTMIIFVMGIGVISYIASQSTQLIFESELFFKRAMTKRLEKLEDHYIICGYGRIGHRIAEVLTNAGLPIVIVENRESSIQRIRRDNLLYVEGDAEEEQSLLDAGINKAKALICTLSSDQDNVFTTLLARELNRDIFILVRANESRNRRKALRAGANKVLSPYDIGADRMANVILRPNVDHFIDNISKDQYQEHSFDEAHISEDSVLAGKSLLDINVRKEYSVLIIAIIREDGQTIFNPDSSVIINEGDSLILLGDQNKIQKFRKVVCDDHRTLSERAEHFEKLSKQ; this is translated from the coding sequence ATGAAAAGAAATACGATCAGCATATTTAATCTTGAGAATTCGGTGCTCTTCCGTATTGGAATGGCATTTCTCCTGTTGATCACGATTTTTATCATTGGCACCTCCGGTTATCATTTCCTGGAGGGGATGAAATGGTTCGACGGGCTTTATATGACCTTCATCACCATCACCACGATCGGTTTCAGTGAACTTAAAAGTCTTACAGTTGAAGGAAGGGTCTTCACCATGATCATTTTTGTAATGGGCATTGGTGTAATTTCTTACATTGCATCTCAGTCGACCCAGCTGATATTTGAAAGTGAATTATTCTTTAAAAGAGCTATGACAAAGCGACTAGAAAAACTCGAAGACCATTATATCATCTGTGGATACGGACGAATAGGACACCGCATTGCCGAGGTCCTGACCAATGCAGGACTTCCTATTGTGATCGTGGAGAACAGAGAATCCAGTATCCAGCGGATCAGAAGAGATAATCTGCTTTATGTGGAAGGAGATGCTGAGGAAGAACAGTCTTTACTCGACGCGGGCATCAACAAGGCAAAAGCGCTTATTTGCACTCTGTCAAGTGACCAGGACAATGTCTTTACCACATTGCTTGCAAGGGAGTTGAACCGCGATATTTTTATACTGGTCAGGGCTAATGAAAGCAGAAACCGCCGTAAGGCGCTAAGAGCCGGAGCCAACAAAGTACTATCACCTTATGATATCGGTGCCGATCGTATGGCTAATGTGATCCTCAGACCGAATGTAGATCACTTTATTGATAATATCAGTAAAGACCAGTATCAGGAACATTCCTTTGATGAGGCACACATTTCTGAAGATTCCGTTCTCGCAGGAAAAAGCCTGCTGGATATAAATGTTCGCAAAGAATATTCCGTTCTGATCATAGCGATCATTCGTGAGGACGGACAAACGATATTTAATCCGGACAGCAGTGTCATTATTAATGAGGGAGATTCATTAATTCTACTGGGTGATCAGAATAAGATACAGAAGTTCAGAAAAGTAGTGTGTGATGACCACCGCACTCTCTCTGAAAGAGCAGAACATTTCGAAAAACTTTCCAAACAATGA
- the aroC gene encoding chorismate synthase: protein MIRYLTAGESHGPGLTGIVEGVPAGLSITEDEIAEHLERRQKGYGRGGRMAFEKDRAIIQSGVRFGKTMGSPVALYMENRAFAKDDANWPVVMNKENEAEGIEKITLPRPGHADLVGAQKFRFDDIRPVIERSSARETAMRVACCSIARKMLKELGIEIGGHVLRIGSIGYESWEQSRNITEDLISGGAESIYTEADRSDVRCLDDDLSAQMREEIKVRRKEGSSLGGLWEVIITGVPAGLGSYTHWDKKLDGLIAQAIMGTQAMKGVEIGLGFESGYLPGHQVHDEITHDGNTFKRDTNRSGGIEGGMTTGMPIIVRGAMKPIPTMLNPLGTVDMITHQSTETRYERSDVCALPRAVVVVESVIAPVLANAILEKFGGDSMEELKERFSHNV from the coding sequence ATGATCAGATACCTCACTGCAGGAGAATCACATGGACCGGGCCTCACAGGAATAGTTGAAGGAGTACCGGCAGGGCTAAGCATTACTGAAGACGAGATCGCTGAGCATCTTGAACGACGCCAGAAAGGCTATGGCAGAGGCGGAAGAATGGCATTCGAAAAAGATCGCGCCATCATTCAGTCCGGTGTTCGTTTCGGTAAGACCATGGGTAGTCCGGTAGCACTTTATATGGAAAACCGCGCCTTCGCAAAAGATGATGCCAACTGGCCGGTAGTCATGAATAAAGAAAATGAAGCAGAAGGTATCGAGAAGATCACCCTGCCTCGTCCCGGACATGCAGACCTGGTAGGCGCTCAGAAATTCCGCTTTGACGACATACGTCCTGTGATCGAGCGATCCAGTGCAAGAGAAACGGCCATGAGGGTTGCCTGCTGCAGCATCGCCCGAAAAATGCTTAAAGAACTTGGAATCGAGATCGGAGGCCATGTACTTCGAATAGGCAGCATCGGATATGAAAGCTGGGAGCAAAGCAGAAATATCACTGAAGACCTCATTTCCGGGGGAGCCGAAAGTATTTATACGGAAGCCGACAGGTCTGATGTTCGGTGCCTGGATGATGATCTTTCCGCACAAATGCGTGAGGAGATCAAAGTGCGGCGCAAAGAAGGTTCTTCGCTGGGTGGCTTGTGGGAAGTAATAATTACCGGGGTGCCTGCCGGCCTGGGCTCTTACACCCACTGGGATAAAAAACTGGACGGCCTGATCGCACAGGCGATCATGGGAACGCAGGCCATGAAAGGAGTAGAGATCGGTCTCGGCTTTGAATCCGGTTATCTGCCGGGCCATCAGGTTCATGATGAGATCACGCATGATGGCAATACTTTTAAAAGAGATACTAATCGCTCCGGCGGTATCGAAGGCGGAATGACCACCGGCATGCCGATCATTGTGCGTGGAGCCATGAAACCCATTCCGACCATGCTGAATCCGCTGGGCACGGTTGACATGATCACTCACCAATCCACTGAAACGAGATATGAGCGCTCGGATGTATGTGCTTTACCAAGAGCTGTAGTGGTAGTGGAAAGTGTTATCGCACCGGTATTAGCGAATGCCATACTGGAAAAATTTGGAGGTGACTCAATGGAAGAACTGAAAGAGAGGTTCAGTCACAATGTCTAG
- a CDS encoding tetratricopeptide repeat protein, producing the protein MSRSRIPELAKRIKKDPDDSFSKFALALELLKISEIPKARTLFEDIVRKDPEYVGVYYHLAALYVESGENNKAINTYKEGIKVAGAKGDQHALSELRSAFMNLQLETDD; encoded by the coding sequence ATGTCTAGATCCAGGATACCTGAACTGGCCAAAAGGATTAAGAAAGATCCGGATGATTCCTTTTCTAAATTCGCTTTAGCACTGGAGCTCCTCAAGATCAGTGAAATACCCAAGGCCCGGACCCTTTTTGAAGACATTGTCCGTAAAGATCCTGAATATGTCGGAGTTTATTATCATCTTGCAGCACTTTATGTTGAATCGGGTGAGAACAATAAAGCAATAAATACCTATAAAGAAGGTATTAAGGTAGCAGGAGCGAAAGGAGACCAGCATGCTCTTTCAGAACTGCGATCAGCTTTTATGAACCTCCAACTAGAAACAGACGATTAA
- a CDS encoding LysM peptidoglycan-binding domain-containing protein encodes MKNFFKTLKTLLLLLLVTLSSSSLSQAQSRSVYVVKSGDTLYSISKSIGVTLAELREWNSIQGNAITVGQELVYYATEPDTLSVAVVDEGESILVNDDQQTNVYYVVKSGDTLTKIAREHNMTLNQLRQLNNLQSDNIQIGQRLAVKAINYAPNVAEDASESAPQGKFSLYTLERGDNLQNILNRFRMTQNEFRQLNPDIDLSNLNRGQRVTVLLPPSKNYANPYLDESKLNDLGQVNATSYDASEAGATTTNGELYDPGSLTAAHSNIAIGTILYVENPATGTGIYVRINDRVTGNALKLSEKAFRILSLNNSPQPLVRIYTDQ; translated from the coding sequence ATGAAGAATTTCTTCAAGACCCTGAAAACCCTTCTCCTATTGCTGTTAGTGACCCTCAGCTCAAGCTCCCTGTCTCAGGCTCAGTCCAGGTCAGTCTACGTTGTTAAATCAGGCGATACATTGTACAGTATATCCAAGAGTATTGGAGTCACTTTAGCTGAGCTCAGAGAATGGAATTCAATTCAGGGAAATGCGATCACCGTCGGACAAGAGCTTGTTTATTATGCAACAGAACCGGACACCCTGAGTGTAGCAGTAGTTGATGAAGGGGAGTCTATTCTTGTAAATGACGATCAGCAGACCAACGTCTATTATGTCGTCAAAAGTGGGGATACGCTCACAAAGATCGCACGTGAACACAATATGACCCTCAATCAGCTGCGTCAGCTAAATAACCTGCAGTCTGATAATATTCAGATCGGACAGCGTCTTGCTGTTAAAGCCATCAACTATGCTCCGAATGTTGCTGAAGATGCCTCTGAATCTGCACCACAGGGAAAATTCTCTCTCTATACCCTTGAGCGTGGAGATAACCTTCAAAATATTCTGAACCGATTCAGGATGACTCAGAATGAATTCAGGCAACTCAATCCAGATATAGACCTCAGTAACCTAAACCGGGGACAGAGAGTGACAGTATTACTGCCTCCTTCAAAGAATTATGCTAACCCTTACCTCGACGAATCAAAGCTGAATGATCTGGGGCAGGTCAATGCAACATCTTATGATGCATCAGAAGCCGGGGCAACTACTACTAATGGTGAACTATACGATCCGGGTTCACTTACCGCAGCACATTCAAATATTGCGATCGGCACTATCCTTTATGTTGAGAATCCTGCTACCGGCACCGGGATATACGTGCGTATCAATGACCGTGTGACGGGGAATGCACTGAAACTTTCTGAGAAGGCCTTCCGAATACTGAGCCTCAATAACAGTCCGCAACCACTTGTCAGGATCTATACAGATCAGTAA